A region from the Paraburkholderia youngii genome encodes:
- a CDS encoding response regulator has translation MDSNTSAAQIGGNQQSETLATSDGLTGFPEQQHTMNAAMRLDQATIVLVEDDPDSRESLTLLLEAEGAKVCAVADAEEGVVAAMELLPDAVVCDLDLPTMDGFYLIQRLRDHEICGGHSPAVAVALTGHTDDAYRLRSIGEGFQHFMTKPALPEALVTLLRDAIDARAAG, from the coding sequence ATGGACAGCAACACCTCGGCCGCGCAAATCGGCGGCAATCAGCAGAGTGAAACATTGGCCACTTCCGATGGCCTAACCGGTTTTCCAGAGCAACAACATACGATGAATGCAGCAATGAGGCTCGATCAGGCCACGATCGTGCTGGTAGAGGACGACCCCGACAGCCGGGAATCGTTGACCTTGCTACTCGAGGCGGAAGGCGCGAAGGTATGCGCGGTCGCCGATGCGGAAGAGGGTGTCGTGGCGGCGATGGAGTTGCTTCCCGACGCGGTCGTCTGCGACCTCGACTTGCCGACCATGGATGGCTTCTATCTGATCCAGCGGCTGCGCGATCACGAGATTTGCGGCGGCCATTCGCCCGCGGTGGCGGTGGCGCTGACCGGCCACACCGACGACGCATATCGCCTGCGCAGCATCGGCGAAGGCTTCCAGCATTTCATGACCAAACCCGCGTTGCCCGAAGCGCTCGTGACGTTGCTGCGCGACGCGATCGACGCCCGCGCGGCGGGGTGA
- a CDS encoding Fur family transcriptional regulator, with translation MKTPNPAATGHPVTPAPAASAADAHEHHAHHDVHQPSQEAALALAEQYCRERGEKLTPIRRKVLELLLNSGRATKAYSLLDEMRQIHPGSAPPTVYRALDFLLSAGLVHRIESINAFTVCHDLTQCQHGILVVCQQCGSVTELHQPKLRQALIAQIEDAGYRLASDEIELKGLCAACQAAAMAGEAAPVAAAK, from the coding sequence ATGAAAACCCCCAACCCCGCCGCAACCGGCCATCCGGTCACTCCCGCACCTGCCGCCTCCGCCGCCGATGCGCACGAGCATCATGCGCATCACGACGTGCATCAGCCGTCGCAGGAAGCGGCTCTCGCACTGGCCGAGCAATATTGCCGCGAACGCGGCGAAAAACTCACGCCGATCCGGCGCAAGGTGCTCGAACTGCTGCTGAACTCGGGACGCGCGACCAAGGCCTATTCACTGCTCGACGAAATGCGCCAGATTCACCCGGGCTCGGCGCCGCCCACCGTCTATCGCGCGTTGGATTTTTTGCTGTCGGCGGGACTCGTGCATCGGATCGAGTCGATCAATGCGTTCACCGTCTGCCATGATCTGACGCAATGCCAGCACGGCATTCTCGTCGTATGCCAGCAATGCGGCAGCGTCACCGAATTGCATCAACCGAAGCTGCGCCAGGCCCTGATCGCGCAGATCGAAGACGCGGGCTATCGGCTCGCGAGCGACGAAATCGAGTTGAAGGGCCTCTGTGCGGCCTGTCAGGCGGCCGCAATGGCTGGCGAAGCCGCGCCGGTGGCCGCGGCGAAATAG